From Acidipropionibacterium acidipropionici, one genomic window encodes:
- a CDS encoding HAD-IIA family hydrolase, producing MNDIVNAPTDFQQAYVFDMDGTIYLGDHLLPGAKRMIEELRQRGIPVRFLSNNPTKDPQQYVEKLERLGLPTDISDISNTVVTTTNWLKENHPDAKVFAIAEEPLKNSLRQAGIQLSEDPEEIDIVVSSYDRGFDYRKLQIAFDAIWFHKRAFLVQTNPDRFCPFPGGRGEPDCAAMTAAIEACTGTTCQVNFGKPSPVMLTAALAGLDVDVAHCVMVGDRLATDIQMALDTGMGSACVLTGEATADDIRALDAAHRPTWVLDRIDKLIPASAWTELGWTEND from the coding sequence ATGAACGACATCGTGAACGCCCCCACCGACTTCCAGCAGGCCTATGTCTTCGACATGGACGGCACCATCTACCTCGGTGACCACCTGCTGCCGGGGGCCAAGCGGATGATTGAGGAACTGCGTCAGCGGGGGATCCCGGTGCGCTTCCTGTCGAACAACCCGACCAAGGATCCGCAGCAGTACGTCGAGAAGCTGGAGAGGCTCGGGCTTCCGACCGACATCTCCGACATCTCGAACACCGTGGTGACGACGACCAACTGGCTCAAGGAGAACCATCCCGACGCCAAGGTCTTCGCCATCGCGGAGGAGCCCCTCAAGAACAGCCTCCGACAGGCCGGCATCCAGCTGTCGGAGGACCCCGAGGAGATCGACATCGTCGTCTCCTCCTACGATCGAGGTTTCGACTACCGCAAGCTCCAGATCGCCTTCGATGCCATCTGGTTCCACAAGCGGGCCTTCCTGGTCCAGACCAACCCGGATCGTTTCTGCCCCTTCCCGGGTGGCCGCGGCGAGCCCGACTGCGCGGCGATGACCGCCGCCATCGAGGCCTGCACCGGCACCACCTGCCAGGTGAACTTCGGCAAGCCCTCACCGGTCATGCTGACCGCGGCGCTGGCCGGACTGGACGTCGACGTCGCGCACTGCGTGATGGTCGGCGACCGGCTGGCCACCGACATCCAGATGGCCCTGGACACCGGAATGGGCTCCGCCTGCGTGCTCACGGGCGAGGCCACCGCCGACGACATCCGCGCTCTGGATGCCGCCCACCGGCCCACCTGGGTGCTGGATCGCATCGACAAGCTCATCCCCGCCTCGGCCTGGACTGAGCTCGGCTGGACCGAGAACGACTGA
- a CDS encoding FGGY-family carbohydrate kinase, translating to MIDNGPYVLGIDYGTESCRVAIFDLQGRPLTFAATPYKTTFPHPGWAEQDPDEWWKALQASSHRAIANAGISPAAIAGISYDATTFTMVTMDAKGESIRPAIMWMDNRATKQAARAEQSDSVARLMNNGGKGAAPAENFPFKAAWLKENEPENYRRAAHIVDAADWLTYKLTGEWTANINTHSIRSYYNRAQGGWPTDFYEAVGCGDLFEKIPDRVVNLGEQVGTLGSIPAQLLGLRPGIPVAQGPGDAWAGQIGLGVLSPGKFALITGSSHVLSGQSDTEIHGEGFWGSYTDAVVPGQFTVEGSGVSTGSVLKWFKDNFASDVVAAAEKVGLNPYDVLNEQSRNIPIGSDGLIVNEYFQGNRTPYTDSKARGIMWGLSLAHTPAHVYHAIQEAVCYGIGHSVKAFESAGVNVEKMVACGGSTKSRDWMQMHSDVTGVPIALTEVGDAVVLGTCMIAAVGAGLYKDLPEAGANMVHEIDLIEPDQERHEQYQFYLDKYMRSFPLMQELIHEVVDHEAEKH from the coding sequence ATGATTGACAATGGACCCTACGTCCTCGGAATCGACTACGGCACTGAGTCGTGCCGGGTGGCCATCTTCGACCTGCAGGGCCGGCCGCTGACCTTCGCGGCGACCCCCTACAAGACGACCTTCCCGCACCCGGGCTGGGCCGAGCAGGATCCCGATGAGTGGTGGAAGGCCCTGCAGGCCTCCTCGCACCGGGCGATCGCCAACGCCGGCATCTCCCCGGCCGCCATCGCCGGCATCTCCTACGACGCCACCACCTTCACGATGGTGACGATGGACGCCAAGGGCGAGTCGATCCGTCCGGCCATCATGTGGATGGACAACCGCGCCACCAAGCAGGCCGCCCGCGCCGAGCAGTCCGACTCGGTCGCCCGCCTCATGAACAACGGCGGCAAGGGCGCGGCCCCGGCCGAGAACTTCCCCTTCAAGGCCGCCTGGCTCAAGGAGAACGAGCCGGAGAACTACCGTCGCGCCGCGCACATCGTCGACGCCGCCGACTGGCTGACCTACAAGCTGACCGGTGAGTGGACCGCCAACATCAACACCCACTCGATCCGCTCCTACTACAACCGCGCCCAGGGCGGCTGGCCGACCGACTTCTACGAGGCCGTCGGCTGCGGCGACCTGTTCGAGAAGATCCCCGACCGCGTCGTCAACCTGGGTGAGCAGGTCGGCACCCTCGGCTCCATCCCGGCCCAGCTGCTGGGCCTGCGCCCGGGCATCCCGGTCGCCCAGGGCCCGGGCGACGCCTGGGCGGGCCAGATCGGCCTGGGCGTGCTGAGCCCCGGCAAGTTCGCCCTCATCACCGGCTCCTCCCACGTGCTCTCGGGGCAGAGCGACACCGAGATCCACGGCGAGGGATTCTGGGGCTCCTACACCGACGCGGTGGTCCCCGGACAGTTCACCGTCGAGGGCTCGGGCGTCTCCACCGGCTCGGTGCTGAAGTGGTTCAAGGACAACTTCGCCTCCGACGTCGTCGCGGCCGCCGAGAAGGTCGGGCTCAACCCCTACGACGTGCTCAACGAGCAGTCCCGCAACATCCCGATCGGATCCGACGGACTCATCGTCAACGAGTACTTCCAGGGCAACCGCACCCCCTACACCGACTCCAAGGCGCGCGGCATCATGTGGGGCCTGTCCCTGGCCCACACCCCGGCGCACGTCTACCACGCCATCCAGGAGGCCGTCTGCTACGGCATCGGTCACTCGGTCAAGGCCTTCGAGTCCGCCGGCGTCAACGTCGAGAAGATGGTGGCCTGCGGCGGATCCACCAAGAGCCGCGACTGGATGCAGATGCACTCCGACGTCACCGGCGTGCCGATCGCGCTCACCGAGGTGGGCGACGCCGTCGTCCTGGGCACCTGCATGATCGCCGCCGTCGGCGCGGGCCTGTACAAGGACCTCCCGGAGGCCGGTGCGAACATGGTGCACGAGATCGACCTGATCGAGCCCGACCAGGAGCGTCACGAGCAGTACCAGTTCTACCTCGACAAGTACATGAGGTCGTTCCCGCTGATGCAGGAGCTGATCCACGAGGTCGTCGACCACGAGGCCGAGAAGCACTGA